A genomic segment from Candidatus Cloacimonadota bacterium encodes:
- a CDS encoding guanine deaminase, whose protein sequence is KIAHCPDSNFFLKSGIFPFKKIKNTNIDFALASDVAAGTSLSMFNMMKMCIYRQDNYPVSPEEAFYYATFAGAKVLGKEDIIGSIEIGKEADLVFIEIPKLHEKTKFDLLSELVYLGSEREIKDVYVRGKKVL, encoded by the coding sequence TAAAATCGCTCATTGTCCAGATTCAAATTTCTTTTTGAAAAGCGGGATTTTTCCTTTTAAGAAGATCAAAAATACAAATATAGATTTCGCACTTGCTTCCGATGTAGCAGCTGGAACTTCACTTTCTATGTTCAATATGATGAAAATGTGTATTTATCGTCAGGATAATTATCCTGTTTCTCCCGAAGAAGCGTTTTATTACGCTACTTTCGCTGGAGCAAAAGTTCTGGGAAAGGAAGATATTATTGGTTCAATAGAAATTGGAAAAGAAGCAGATCTGGTTTTTATAGAAATTCCAAAATTACATGAAAAGACAAAATTCGACCTGCTTTCTGAATTGGTTTATTTGGGGAGTGAAAGGGAAATTAAAGATGTTTATGTGAGGGGTAAGAAAGTATTATAA